The Xyrauchen texanus isolate HMW12.3.18 chromosome 38, RBS_HiC_50CHRs, whole genome shotgun sequence genome window below encodes:
- the fam131ab gene encoding protein FAM131A isoform X2, which translates to MLPKSRRALTIQEIAALARSSLHGISQVVKDHVTKPTAMAQGRVAHLIEWKGWCKPTDTPIALESHLTSYSHLSEGEQEARFAAGVAEQFAIAEAKLRAWSSVDGDESNEDSYDEDFLPPNEPVTQSTDLSSYPHYLRDLLHAQVCQAHLQGRGLCEAESGVGADLSPLVGSPSETLCSSMCSLDERHPLLRDLGRHADAPAADLATKILRALQGGEELHLARLQQAGHRRGHSPCCLATYSETFEDEDTPCKDCGGGVCLPPEYSARRKVSDVASSGVVSLDEEDVEEEEEREEQ; encoded by the exons gaatCTCCCAGGTGGTCAAAGATCATGTGACAAAGCCCACGGCGATGGCGCAGGGCCGTGTGGCCCACCTGATCGAGTGGAAGGGCTGGTGTAAACCCACCGACACGCCCATTGCCCTGGAGTCTCACCTCACGTCTTACTCGCATCTGTCTGAGGGCGAGCAGGAGGCTCGCTTCGCTGCAG gggtGGCAGAGCAGTTTGCGATCGCGGAGGCAAAACTTCGTGCCTGGTCTTCAGTGGACGGTGACGAATCTAATGAAGATTCTTACGATGAAGATTTTTTACCTCCAAATGAGCCGGTCACACAGAGCACAG ATCTGTCCTCGTACCCTCACTACCTGCGGGACCTCTTACACGCTCAAGTGTGTCAAGCTCACTTGCAGGGTCGAGGTCTGTGTGAGGCCGAAAGTGGCGTTGGAGCTGACCTTTCACCTCTCGTGGGGTCGCCGTCGGAGACGCTCTGTTCCAGCATGTGCAGCTTGGACGAAAGACACCCGTTGCTACGGGACCTCGGTCGCCACGCGGATGCTCCCGCGGCCGACCTCGCCACCAAGATTCTCAGAGCGCTTCAGGGAGGGGAGGAGCTACACTTGGCCCGCCTCCAGCAGGCGGGGCACCGACGAGGCCACTCCCCCTGTTGCTTGGCGACATACTCAGAGACTTTCGAAGACGAGGACACGCCTTGTAAGGACTGCGGAGGCGGGGTCTGTCTCCCGCCGGAATATTCCGCGCGTCGAAAGGTGTCGGACGTGGCCTCGTCTGGCGTAGTCTCGCTGGATGAAGAAGAtgtagaggaagaggaggagagagaagAACAGTGA
- the hspb12 gene encoding heat shock protein beta-7 — MASLSSPSASRCSSSSFHRSSRYSTSTLRSFNSDALQPRLHSQFGEETSINSIANGFEPEQESFTCYHGDSQDESSWNESFGGYQVPGSGRPARMGVVSATGDRYFLSADVSGFEPQEVVVLAYNQCVVIHAEKMGADGSVADKFTHKSQLPADMDPLSVSNTLTAKGMLVISVGRLPNLSAKSLTPVFHSETHL; from the exons ATGGCTTCTCTGAGCAGTCCTTCGGCCTCTCGTTGCTCCTCTTCCTCATTCCATCGCTCGTCCCGTTACAGCACGAGTACCTTGAGGTCCTTCAACTCTGATGCTCTCCAGCCGAGACTTCACAGTCAGTTTGGAGAAGAAACCTCCATCAACTCCATCGCCAATGGGTTTGAGCCAGAGCAAGAATCCTTCACCTGTTACCATGGTGATTCACAGGATGAGTCTTCGTGGAACGAGTCCTTTGGAGGTTACCAAG TTCCGGGCTCTGGGCGTCCGGCCAGAATGGGTGTAGTGAGTGCGACGGGCGACCGCTACTTCCTGTCCGCAGATGTCAGTGGGTTTGAGCCACAAGAAGTGGTGGTGCTGGCGTATAATCAGTGTGTAGTTATTCATGCAGagaag ATGGGAGCAGATGGAAGTGTCGCAGACAAGTTTACCCATAAGTCTCAGCTGCCAGCTGACATGGACCCATTGTCTGTGAGCAACACACTGACTGCAAAGGGGATGCTGGTTATCAGCGTCGGACGCCTCCCAAATCTGTCCGCTAAATCTCTGACTCCTGTCTTCCACTCGGAAACTCACCTTTGA
- the LOC127631717 gene encoding histidine-rich glycoprotein-like, with product MREQMVFGVGDVTAGTLDQNGICEISELCQGEDYRKVAHIKTLCVHYFTISVDKHSELLTHSLTHTHTLTTLRHSHTHTLTHSLRHSHTQTLRHSIRHSLRHTHTHSLTHSHTQTLRHSHTQTLRHSDTQTLRHSDTHTLRHSDTYSLRHTHTLTHSHTQTLTHSDTYSLTQTHTHSLTHSLTHTLRHSHTQTLTHSLRHTHTHSLTHSLTHTLTTLRHSHTHTLTHSLRHSHTQTLRHSIRHSLRHTHTHSLTHSHTQTLTHSDTHTLRHSDTQTLTHSDTQTLTHSDTHTHSLTHTLRHSHTQTLTHSLRHTHTHSLTHSHTQTLTHSDTHTLRHSHTQTLRHSDTHTDTHSDTHTLTHSHTHSLRHSLNQTLTHSDTHTLRHSLTHSDTHTLRHSHTQTLTHSDTYSDTHSDTHTLTHSHTH from the exons ATGCGAGAACAAATGGTGTTTGGCGTCGGTGACGTCACAGCTGGCACGTTGGATCAAAACGGCATTTGTGAGATTTCAGAGCTTTGTCAAGGTGAAGATTATCG TAAAGTAGCGCATATAAAGACTCTTTGCGTGCATTATTTTACTATAAGTGTGGACAAACACAGTGagttactcactcactcactcactcacacacacacactcacgacactcagacactcacacactcacacactcactcactcactcagacactcacacactcagacactcagacactcaatcagacactcactcagacacacacacactcactcactcacacactcacacactcagacactcagacactcacacactcagacactcagacactcagacactcagacactcagacactcagacactcacacactcagacactcagacacttactcactcagacacacacacacactcactcactcacacactcagacactcacacactcagacacttactcactcactcagacacacacacactcactcactcactcactcactcacacactcagacactcacacactcagacacttactcactcactcagacacacacacactcactcactcactcactcactcacacacacactcacgacactcagacactcacacactcacacactcactcactcactcagacactcacacactcagacactcagacactcaatcagacactcactcagacacacacacactcactcactcacacactcacacactcagacactcacacactcagacactcacacactcagacactcagacactcagacactcacacactcagacactcagacactcactcactcagacacacacacacactcactcactcacacactcagacactcacacactcagacacttactcactcactcagacacacacacactcactcactcacacactcacacactcagacactcacacactcagacactcacacactcagacactcacacactcagacactcagacactcagacactcacacagacactcactcagacacacacacactcactcactcacacactcactcactcagacactcactcaatcagacactcacacactcagacactcacacactcagacactcactcactcactcagacact cacacactcagacactcacacactcagacactcacacactcagacacttactca gacactcactcagacacacacacactcactcactcacacactcactaa